The following are encoded together in the Tribolium castaneum strain GA2 chromosome 3, icTriCast1.1, whole genome shotgun sequence genome:
- the LOC662198 gene encoding solute carrier family 9 member C1-like isoform X1 — translation MFRKLSIIIFLLYLAQILAEDTPKKRPPPDFSVKYIFIFGCLLLVTKTRHFIINKGIPVPYAAVCMTCGVLWGVGTWYSPWMEDVSLVWPTIINEFDVIFLPAMVFSTAICMDIHTFLYSFPQIFVISFPVALLASAMFGILMRLVIDRKWTVVDSLYFGALTQAIYPTEMLRLLKESGHRTKCVAILLEGETLLSVSIAVAFTQMLGLHIGGWIVHWYQWLMGLVRTVVVALPLGYLFGVFGTFLMKLSYTDTSGLLIVTISMCYMSYYIVQWISSAGLPACTICGIFMGRARATLSKEREESIINFWKMVIIMMCGILFVVAGVIAPITLRINVQMKEYVLVLVTYLMANVTRFLSFFLFSPILSRTGYGMSFQNMLICVWGGLKNPLILNLAVDLTMKVYGENSHRRQILYLHVVGLYMLMLFINATFIPVLLRSLGLMELSLSRRINMNNCLKFINEARTRTMAILKMDRFLSDANWPLVTKCTTMEHPYRKKASTEAEQEEQEDEYLLAYKFTFCPDCQKEVPNEPTPKEMKDMMKEAKLRILKLKKTAYSRQYENGMISRHAIRTMHQTVEIAMDSQEAVIELDGLYKLFEKEVFFFRFLRNHLQKFLRNKSDTVKPPRLEWRLWCYRIVTHVAFTIFMNLVVLFQMVFILYYFAVRVEKDDVMYIVIVNADIFFFVVYFTEFLLKIFAYSWIWVCRHGFRTYFRSCCNVLEFIILLGVFMIIVFHATLNLTGAHMCYYVDLALCFLLILRSLKLLRLVNYLAFCQRLPVALSKYLDAKVDKHRALAFELGKCYITGEEEILENLHQIVDNDKIRESIRERIENDRLAITKRLGLAQKESPWVTTTVKTRLAMRTVLNGMKDDIYELKLSGWVDDLEYDKLLKSLSKRYKYVDSVKLIPPPTSKAVFKEIPYMAEEPELIEFLYTNVSTKKFDPGEVVIKEGENLEGIYILISGMLMASYTPHPLILDNLKEKGAIPVVDHICSLTYDEPMSEYIVPGNSIGELSTLTGRGYDGKILSETHSQVYVLYKPFIKKAMEMDDDPVNGFECRIWKYISFRRALTVMMNVPSFRSVTQQNLKYTLERSFLPNLSNYKVFVVNEMMEDIILIEGLVVDFNTRDVYAAPCYIPRACQRLILPRSSFANLDVMVETKLLIIPAKDFDEYEIMIHEERTCELVSNETSKCLQHLIQTKAFLSNRFAKHKKVGVPSLTKHMRRKMGGAVDSTKSKMIFVSSQASSKSKLSSSSGPN, via the exons ATGTTCCGAAAACTTTCTATCATTATTTTCCTGTTATATTTGGCTCAAATCTTGGCAGAGGACACACCAAAGAAGCGACCTCCTCCAGATTTCTCCGTCAAATACATTTTCATCTTCGGCTGTCTTTTACTGGTAACGAAGACCCGCCACTTCATCATT AACAAAGGAATCCCCGTCCCTTACGCCGCCGTGTGCATGACTTGCGGTGTCCTGTGGGGAGTCGGAACTTGGTACAGTCCTTGGATGGAAGACGTCTCTTTAGTTTGGCCAACTATCATCAATGAATTCGATGTCATCTTCCTTCCGGCAATGGTCTTCAGCACCGCCATCTGCATGGACATTCACACCTTCCTGTATTCTTTTCCCCAAATTTTCGTTATTTCTTTCCCAG TTGCTCTTCTCGCGAGCGCTATGTTTGGGATTTTGATGCGATTGGTGATCGACCGGAAGTGGACAGTGGTCGATAGTCTCTACTTTGGGGCACTAACACAGGCTATCTACCCCACTGAAATGCTCCGCTTATTGAAAGAGTCCGGACATCGCACGAAATGCGTGGCAATTTTGCTTGAAGGGGAGACCCTTCTCTCGGTTTCAATCGCTGTGGCATTCACACAAATGTTGGGGCTCCACATTGGAGGCTGGATTGTCCACTGGTACCAGTGGTTAATGGGGCTGGTGCGGACCGTGGTTGTTG CTTTGCCCCTTGGTTACCTCTTTGGAGTTTTTGGAACGTTTCTCATGAAACTTTCGTATACTGACACTTCTGGGCTTTTAATAGTAACAATATCAATGTGCTACATGAGTTATTACATCGTTCAATGGATTTCAAGCGCTGGACTTCCCGCTTGTACCATTTGCGGAATTTTCATGGGCAGAGCGCGAGCAACTCTTTCGAAAGAGAGGGAAGagtcaattattaatttctggAAGATGGTTATTATCATGATGTGCGGGATTCTTTTTGTTGTGGCTGGAGTCATAGCACCGATTACTTTACGAATAAATGTACAAATGAAGGAATATGTCCTAGTCCTGGTCACTTATCTCATGGCGAATGTGACACGATTTCTTAGTTTCTTCTTATTTTCGCCGATTTTGTCAAGAACTGGTTATGGAATGTCGTTCCAAAACATGCTAATTTGTGTTTGGGGAGGCTTAAAAAACCctctaattttaaatttagcaGTAGACTTGACTATGAAAGTCTATGGAGAGAACAGTCACCGAAGACAAATCCTTTATTTACATGTCGTGGGTCTCTACATGTTGATGCTGTTCATTAATGCCACTTTCATACCAGTTCTATTGAGATCTCTGGGATTAATGGAACTATCACTTTCCCGCAGAATCAACATGAACAATtgcctaaaattcataaacgAAGCAAGAACACGCACTATGGCGATCCTAAAAATGGACAG GTTCCTTTCGGATGCGAATTGGCCTTTGGTAACTAAATGCACAACTATGGAACACCCCTACAGGAAAAAAGCTTCAACCGAAGCCGAACAAGAGGAACAGGAAGACGAGTACCTTCTCGCTTACAAATTCACCTTTTGCCCTGACTGTCAAAAAGAGGTACCAAACGAACCCACTCCAAAAGAAATGAAAGACATGATGAAGGAAGCCAAACTTCGGATTCTCAAGCTGAAAAAAACTGCCTATTCGAGGCAATACGAAAATGGGATGATTTCAAGACATGCAATTCGAACAATGCACCAAACAGTCGAAATCGCGATGGACAGCCAAGAAGCGGTGATCGAACTCGATGGCCTTTACAAACTGTTCGAGAAAGAG GTTTTCTTCTTTAGGTTTCTGCGAAATCACCTCCAGAAGTTCCTCAGAAACAAGAGTGACACAGTGAAGCCGCCGCGATTGGAGTGGCGTTTGTGGTGTTACCGCATTGTCACCCATGTTGCCTTTACCATTTTCATGAACCTGGTGGTTTTATTTCAGATGGTATTCATCCTATATTACTTTGCCGTACGTGTGGAGAAAGACGACGTGATGTATATTGTTATCGTCAACGCtgatattttcttttttgttgtgTACTTTactgaatttttgttaaaaatcttTGCCTATTCGTGGATTTGGGTTTGCAGGCATGGATTTCGCACCTACTTTAG ATCGTGTTGCAACGTCTTAGAATTCATAATTTTACTTGGTGTTTTTATGATAATTGTCTTTCATGCTACTCTGAACTTGACAGGAGCTCATATGTGCTATTACGTGGATTTAGCACTTTGCTTTCTTCTGATACTACGATCACTGAAGCTTTTGAGACTTGTCAACTACTTGGCTTTTTGTCAAAGACTTCCAGTCgccttgtcaaaatatttGGACGCTAAAGTCGACAAACATAGGGCTTTGGCATTTGAATTGGGAAAGTGTTACATCACCGGGGAAGAAGAGATCTTGGAGAACCTTCATCAAATCGTCGACAATGACAAAATTAGGGAAAGTATAAGAGAGAGAATCGAAAATGATCGTCTTGCGATCACCAAAAGATTAGGTTTGGCCCAGAAAGAATCGCCCTGGGTTACCACGACTGTCAAAACACGACTAGCTATGAGGACAGTCCTAAATGGTATGAAAGACGATATTTACGAGTTAAAACTTTCGGGTTGGGTCGACGACCTTGAATATGACAAACTTTTGAAATCTTTGTCTAAAAGATACAAATATGTTGATTCGGTGAAACTCATCCCGCCCCCGACAAGTAAAGCTGTGTTTAAGGAAATCCCTTACATGGCAGAAGAACCCGAACTGATAGAATTTTTGTATACCAATGTGTCCACAAAAAAGTTTGATCCGGGTGaggtagtaataaaagaaggGGAAAATTTGGAAGGAATCTACATTTTGATCTCGGGGATGCTCATGGCATCTTATACACCACATCCTTTAATTCTTGACAATTTGAAAGAAAAGGGTGCCATACCTGTTGTGGATCACATATGTTCACTCACTTACGACGAACCCATGAGCGAATACATCGTTCCAGGGAACAGCATAGGCGAGCTCTCAACACTGACTGGAAGAGGCTACGATGGCAAAATCTTGTCGGAAACCCACAGTCAAGTTTATGTTTTGTATAaaccttttattaaaaaagcgaTGGAAATGGATGACGATCCGGTCAACGGATTCGAGTGCCGAATATGGAAATACATCAGCTTCAGGAGAGCATTGACTGTCATGATGAACGTCCCTTCCTTCCGGTCTGTAACACAGCAAAACCTGAAGTACACACTTGAACGCTCGTTTTTACCGAACCTCTCAAATTACAAAGTTTTCGTCGTAAATGAGATGATGGAAGATATTATACTCATAGAAGGCCTCGTTGTTGACTTTAACACGAGGGACGTATATGCCGCTCCGTGTTACATTCCGAG AGCATGTCAGAGACTCATACTGCCGAGAAGCAGTTTTGCCAATTTGGACGTAATGGTAGAAACTAAACTTTTGATAATTCCAGCCAAAGATTTTGATGAGTATGAGATAATGATACATGAAGAAAGAACTTGCGAACTA GTAAGCAACGAAACGAGTAAATGTTTGCAACATTTAATTCAAACGAAGGCGTTTTTGAGCAATAGATTTgctaaacataaaaaagtcGGAGTTCCAAGCCTTACCAAACATATGAGGAGGAAAATGGGAGGAGCGGTCGATTCAACGAAAAGCAAAATGATTTTC GTGTCATCACAGGCATCATCTAAGTCGAAATTATCGAGCAGTTCTGGacctaattaa
- the LOC662198 gene encoding solute carrier family 9 member C1-like isoform X2, producing the protein MTCGVLWGVGTWYSPWMEDVSLVWPTIINEFDVIFLPAMVFSTAICMDIHTFLYSFPQIFVISFPVALLASAMFGILMRLVIDRKWTVVDSLYFGALTQAIYPTEMLRLLKESGHRTKCVAILLEGETLLSVSIAVAFTQMLGLHIGGWIVHWYQWLMGLVRTVVVALPLGYLFGVFGTFLMKLSYTDTSGLLIVTISMCYMSYYIVQWISSAGLPACTICGIFMGRARATLSKEREESIINFWKMVIIMMCGILFVVAGVIAPITLRINVQMKEYVLVLVTYLMANVTRFLSFFLFSPILSRTGYGMSFQNMLICVWGGLKNPLILNLAVDLTMKVYGENSHRRQILYLHVVGLYMLMLFINATFIPVLLRSLGLMELSLSRRINMNNCLKFINEARTRTMAILKMDRFLSDANWPLVTKCTTMEHPYRKKASTEAEQEEQEDEYLLAYKFTFCPDCQKEVPNEPTPKEMKDMMKEAKLRILKLKKTAYSRQYENGMISRHAIRTMHQTVEIAMDSQEAVIELDGLYKLFEKEVFFFRFLRNHLQKFLRNKSDTVKPPRLEWRLWCYRIVTHVAFTIFMNLVVLFQMVFILYYFAVRVEKDDVMYIVIVNADIFFFVVYFTEFLLKIFAYSWIWVCRHGFRTYFRSCCNVLEFIILLGVFMIIVFHATLNLTGAHMCYYVDLALCFLLILRSLKLLRLVNYLAFCQRLPVALSKYLDAKVDKHRALAFELGKCYITGEEEILENLHQIVDNDKIRESIRERIENDRLAITKRLGLAQKESPWVTTTVKTRLAMRTVLNGMKDDIYELKLSGWVDDLEYDKLLKSLSKRYKYVDSVKLIPPPTSKAVFKEIPYMAEEPELIEFLYTNVSTKKFDPGEVVIKEGENLEGIYILISGMLMASYTPHPLILDNLKEKGAIPVVDHICSLTYDEPMSEYIVPGNSIGELSTLTGRGYDGKILSETHSQVYVLYKPFIKKAMEMDDDPVNGFECRIWKYISFRRALTVMMNVPSFRSVTQQNLKYTLERSFLPNLSNYKVFVVNEMMEDIILIEGLVVDFNTRDVYAAPCYIPRACQRLILPRSSFANLDVMVETKLLIIPAKDFDEYEIMIHEERTCELVSNETSKCLQHLIQTKAFLSNRFAKHKKVGVPSLTKHMRRKMGGAVDSTKSKMIFVSSQASSKSKLSSSSGPN; encoded by the exons ATGACTTGCGGTGTCCTGTGGGGAGTCGGAACTTGGTACAGTCCTTGGATGGAAGACGTCTCTTTAGTTTGGCCAACTATCATCAATGAATTCGATGTCATCTTCCTTCCGGCAATGGTCTTCAGCACCGCCATCTGCATGGACATTCACACCTTCCTGTATTCTTTTCCCCAAATTTTCGTTATTTCTTTCCCAG TTGCTCTTCTCGCGAGCGCTATGTTTGGGATTTTGATGCGATTGGTGATCGACCGGAAGTGGACAGTGGTCGATAGTCTCTACTTTGGGGCACTAACACAGGCTATCTACCCCACTGAAATGCTCCGCTTATTGAAAGAGTCCGGACATCGCACGAAATGCGTGGCAATTTTGCTTGAAGGGGAGACCCTTCTCTCGGTTTCAATCGCTGTGGCATTCACACAAATGTTGGGGCTCCACATTGGAGGCTGGATTGTCCACTGGTACCAGTGGTTAATGGGGCTGGTGCGGACCGTGGTTGTTG CTTTGCCCCTTGGTTACCTCTTTGGAGTTTTTGGAACGTTTCTCATGAAACTTTCGTATACTGACACTTCTGGGCTTTTAATAGTAACAATATCAATGTGCTACATGAGTTATTACATCGTTCAATGGATTTCAAGCGCTGGACTTCCCGCTTGTACCATTTGCGGAATTTTCATGGGCAGAGCGCGAGCAACTCTTTCGAAAGAGAGGGAAGagtcaattattaatttctggAAGATGGTTATTATCATGATGTGCGGGATTCTTTTTGTTGTGGCTGGAGTCATAGCACCGATTACTTTACGAATAAATGTACAAATGAAGGAATATGTCCTAGTCCTGGTCACTTATCTCATGGCGAATGTGACACGATTTCTTAGTTTCTTCTTATTTTCGCCGATTTTGTCAAGAACTGGTTATGGAATGTCGTTCCAAAACATGCTAATTTGTGTTTGGGGAGGCTTAAAAAACCctctaattttaaatttagcaGTAGACTTGACTATGAAAGTCTATGGAGAGAACAGTCACCGAAGACAAATCCTTTATTTACATGTCGTGGGTCTCTACATGTTGATGCTGTTCATTAATGCCACTTTCATACCAGTTCTATTGAGATCTCTGGGATTAATGGAACTATCACTTTCCCGCAGAATCAACATGAACAATtgcctaaaattcataaacgAAGCAAGAACACGCACTATGGCGATCCTAAAAATGGACAG GTTCCTTTCGGATGCGAATTGGCCTTTGGTAACTAAATGCACAACTATGGAACACCCCTACAGGAAAAAAGCTTCAACCGAAGCCGAACAAGAGGAACAGGAAGACGAGTACCTTCTCGCTTACAAATTCACCTTTTGCCCTGACTGTCAAAAAGAGGTACCAAACGAACCCACTCCAAAAGAAATGAAAGACATGATGAAGGAAGCCAAACTTCGGATTCTCAAGCTGAAAAAAACTGCCTATTCGAGGCAATACGAAAATGGGATGATTTCAAGACATGCAATTCGAACAATGCACCAAACAGTCGAAATCGCGATGGACAGCCAAGAAGCGGTGATCGAACTCGATGGCCTTTACAAACTGTTCGAGAAAGAG GTTTTCTTCTTTAGGTTTCTGCGAAATCACCTCCAGAAGTTCCTCAGAAACAAGAGTGACACAGTGAAGCCGCCGCGATTGGAGTGGCGTTTGTGGTGTTACCGCATTGTCACCCATGTTGCCTTTACCATTTTCATGAACCTGGTGGTTTTATTTCAGATGGTATTCATCCTATATTACTTTGCCGTACGTGTGGAGAAAGACGACGTGATGTATATTGTTATCGTCAACGCtgatattttcttttttgttgtgTACTTTactgaatttttgttaaaaatcttTGCCTATTCGTGGATTTGGGTTTGCAGGCATGGATTTCGCACCTACTTTAG ATCGTGTTGCAACGTCTTAGAATTCATAATTTTACTTGGTGTTTTTATGATAATTGTCTTTCATGCTACTCTGAACTTGACAGGAGCTCATATGTGCTATTACGTGGATTTAGCACTTTGCTTTCTTCTGATACTACGATCACTGAAGCTTTTGAGACTTGTCAACTACTTGGCTTTTTGTCAAAGACTTCCAGTCgccttgtcaaaatatttGGACGCTAAAGTCGACAAACATAGGGCTTTGGCATTTGAATTGGGAAAGTGTTACATCACCGGGGAAGAAGAGATCTTGGAGAACCTTCATCAAATCGTCGACAATGACAAAATTAGGGAAAGTATAAGAGAGAGAATCGAAAATGATCGTCTTGCGATCACCAAAAGATTAGGTTTGGCCCAGAAAGAATCGCCCTGGGTTACCACGACTGTCAAAACACGACTAGCTATGAGGACAGTCCTAAATGGTATGAAAGACGATATTTACGAGTTAAAACTTTCGGGTTGGGTCGACGACCTTGAATATGACAAACTTTTGAAATCTTTGTCTAAAAGATACAAATATGTTGATTCGGTGAAACTCATCCCGCCCCCGACAAGTAAAGCTGTGTTTAAGGAAATCCCTTACATGGCAGAAGAACCCGAACTGATAGAATTTTTGTATACCAATGTGTCCACAAAAAAGTTTGATCCGGGTGaggtagtaataaaagaaggGGAAAATTTGGAAGGAATCTACATTTTGATCTCGGGGATGCTCATGGCATCTTATACACCACATCCTTTAATTCTTGACAATTTGAAAGAAAAGGGTGCCATACCTGTTGTGGATCACATATGTTCACTCACTTACGACGAACCCATGAGCGAATACATCGTTCCAGGGAACAGCATAGGCGAGCTCTCAACACTGACTGGAAGAGGCTACGATGGCAAAATCTTGTCGGAAACCCACAGTCAAGTTTATGTTTTGTATAaaccttttattaaaaaagcgaTGGAAATGGATGACGATCCGGTCAACGGATTCGAGTGCCGAATATGGAAATACATCAGCTTCAGGAGAGCATTGACTGTCATGATGAACGTCCCTTCCTTCCGGTCTGTAACACAGCAAAACCTGAAGTACACACTTGAACGCTCGTTTTTACCGAACCTCTCAAATTACAAAGTTTTCGTCGTAAATGAGATGATGGAAGATATTATACTCATAGAAGGCCTCGTTGTTGACTTTAACACGAGGGACGTATATGCCGCTCCGTGTTACATTCCGAG AGCATGTCAGAGACTCATACTGCCGAGAAGCAGTTTTGCCAATTTGGACGTAATGGTAGAAACTAAACTTTTGATAATTCCAGCCAAAGATTTTGATGAGTATGAGATAATGATACATGAAGAAAGAACTTGCGAACTA GTAAGCAACGAAACGAGTAAATGTTTGCAACATTTAATTCAAACGAAGGCGTTTTTGAGCAATAGATTTgctaaacataaaaaagtcGGAGTTCCAAGCCTTACCAAACATATGAGGAGGAAAATGGGAGGAGCGGTCGATTCAACGAAAAGCAAAATGATTTTC GTGTCATCACAGGCATCATCTAAGTCGAAATTATCGAGCAGTTCTGGacctaattaa